In a single window of the Manis pentadactyla isolate mManPen7 chromosome 15 unlocalized genomic scaffold, mManPen7.hap1 SUPER_15_unloc_1, whole genome shotgun sequence genome:
- the ZFP28 gene encoding zinc finger protein 28 homolog isoform X1, translating into MRGTASAGGSAGACGQGSPPRRGGPRTKPGASRDRTAGTPVPFGRPARGRPRARNGLPSKGLRASVTVGPANRALPCRDAALRQERRYKQETAGTGVGPKAVSQSLVTFGDVAVEFSPEEWQWLSPAQRALHGSVMLETYRSLASLGLCTSKPDMISSLEQKREPWTVTRKLTRGRCPDLKAAPESKALPAQALCEEKSGQAVTERLPCPTLGGFDALFERQQGLATTANTAPGFSRPPGPGGRRLWASPGGPAAAGQQSTYETQELFPKQDSFASNINLECSVFREDWDSECVFERKLVSQETQFRQQTVIHNKTLSKEREHIYKKSGRWFHLDISEERVHNHDSVKTSFPKNPLVIKHTGIYVGKKLFKCNECKKTFTQSSSLTVHQRIHTGEKPYKCNECGKAFSDGSSFARHQRCHTGKKPYECIECGKAFIQNTSLIRHWRYYHTGEKPFDCIDCGKAFSDHIGLNQHRRIHTGEKPYKCDVCDKSFRYGSSLTVHQRIHTGEKPYECDVCRKAFSHHASLTQHQRVHSGEKPFKCKECGKAFRQNIHLASHLRIHTGEKPFECGECGKSFSISSQLATHQRIHTGEKPYECKVCSKAFTQKAHLAQHQKTHTGEKPYECKECGKAFSQTTHLIQHQRVHTGEKPYKCIECGKAFGDNSSCTQHQRLHTGQRPYECIECGKAFKTKSSLICHRRSHTGEKPYECSVCGKAFSHRQSLSVHQRIHSGKKPYECKECRKTFIQIGHLNQHKRVHTGERPYNYKKSRKVFRQMTHFAHQRIHTGESSACPSLPSTSSPVGLFPKFLWNPSSFPSP; encoded by the exons ATGCGGGGGACGGCGAGTGCGGGCGGGAGCGCAGGGGCCTGCGGGCAGGGGTCCCCGCCGCGGCGAGGCGGCCCCCGCACAAAGCCCGGGGCGAGCCGGGACCGGACAGCGGGGACCCCGGTCCCTTTCGGCCGCCCTGCCCGGGGAAGGCCGCGCGCCAGGAACGGCCTCCCATCCAAGGGCCTGCGAGCATCTGTGACCGTGGGGCCTGCGAACAGAG ctctgccTTGCAGGGACGCCGCCCTTCGCCAGGAGCGGAGGTACAAGCAGGAGACAGCGGGGACGGGAGTGGGACCGAAAGCCGTGTCCCAG AGCTTGGTGACGTTCGGGGATGTGGCCGTGGAGTTCTCCCCGGAGGAGTGGCAGTGGCTGAGCCCCGCACAGCGGGCTCTGCACGGGAGCGTGATGCTGGAGACCTACAGGAGCCTGGCCTCGCTGG GACTCTGCACTTCTAAGCCTGACATGATCTCCTCTTTGGAACAGAAGAGGGAGCCCTGGACAGTGACGAGGAAGCTGACAAGAGGCCGGTGCCCAG ACTTGAAGGCTGCACCGGAGAGCAAGGCGTTGCCTGCACAGGCCTTGTGTGAGGAGAAGTCAGGCCAGGCAGTGACGGAGAGGCTCCCGTGCCCCACGTTAGGGGGATTCGATGCTCTGTTTGAGAGGCAGCAG GGCTTGGCGACCACCGCGAACACGGCCCCGGGCTTCTCGCGGCCCCCGGGCCCCGGGGGGAGGAGGCTGTGGGCGAGCCCTGGAGGCCCGGCTGCGGCAG GCCAACAATCTACATATGAGACCCAGGAATTATTTCCAAAACAGGATTCATTTGCTTCAAATATTAACTTGGAGTGTTCTGTTTTCAGAGAAGACTGGGAttctgagtgtgtgtttgaaaggAAGCTGGTAAGTCAGGAAACACAATTCAGGCAACAAACAGTCATTCATAACAAAACCCTATCTAAGGAAAGAGagcatatatataaaaaatctgGAAGATGGTTCCATTTGGACATTTCAGAAGAGAGAGTTCATAATCATGACTCAGTTAAGACAAGTTTCCCCAAAAATCCATTGGTAATAAAACATACAGGAATCTATGTAGGAAAAAAACTTTTCAAATGTAATGAATGTAAGAAAACCTTCACCCAGAGCTCATCCCTTACCGttcatcagagaattcatactggagagaagcccTACAAATGTAACGAATGTGGGAAGGCTTTCAGTGATGGTTCGTCATTTGCTCGGCATCAAAGATGTCACACTGGcaagaaaccctatgaatgtattgaatgtgggaaagccttcataCAGAACACATCTCTTATTCGTCACTGGCGATATTATCACACTGGGGAGAAACCCTTTGATTGCATTGattgtgggaaagccttcagtgATCATATAGGACTTAATCAACATAGGAGAATTCATACCGGAGAGAAACCCTACAAATGTGATGTATGTGACAAATCCTTTAGGTATGGCTCATCCCTCACTGTACATCAAAGGATTCATACTGGAGAAAAACCATATGAATGTGATGTTTGTAGAAAAGCCTTCAGCCATCATGCATCACTTACTCAACATCAAAGAGTGCATTCTGGAGAAAAGCCATTTAAATGTAAAGAATGTGGGAAAGCTTTTCGGCAGAATATACACCTTGCTAGTCATTTGAGAatccatactggagagaaaccctttGAATGTGGGGAATGTGGTAAGTCCTTCAGCATCAGTTCACAGCTGGCCActcatcagagaattcatactggagagaagcccTATGAATGTAAGGTTTGTAGCAAAGCCTTCACCCAGAaggctcaccttgcacagcatcAGAAAACTCATAcaggagaaaaaccatatgaGTGTAAGGAATGTGGTAAAGCCTTCAGCCAAACCACACACCTTATTCAACATCAGAGAGTTCATACTGGGGAGAAACCCTATAAATGTATCGAATGCGGGAAGGCCTTTGGTGATAACTCATCCTGTACTCAACATCAGAGGCTTCACACTGGCCAAAGACCTTACGAATGTATTGAATGTGGGAAGGCATTCAAAACAAAATCCTCCCTTATTTGTCATCGCAGAAGTCATACTGGAGAGAAGCCTTATGAATGTAGCGTGTGTGGCAAAGCCTTCAGCCATCGTCAGTCTCTTAGTgtacatcagagaattcattctGGAAAGAAACCCTATGAATGCAAGGAGTGTAGGAAAACCTTCATCCAAATTGGACACCTCAATCAACATAAAAGGGTCCATACTGGAGAGAGACCCTATAACtataaaaaaagcagaaaagtcTTCAGACAGATGACACACTTTGctcatcagagaattcatactggagagtcATCAGCCTGCCCTTCTTTACCATCTACATCAAGTCCTGTGGGTCTGTTTCCCAAATTTCTCTGGAATCCATCCTCATTCCCATCACCATAG
- the ZFP28 gene encoding zinc finger protein 28 homolog isoform X2, with protein MRGTASAGGSAGACGQGSPPRRGGPRTKPGASRDRTAGTPVPFGRPARGRPRARNGLPSKGLRASVTVGPANRALPCRDAALRQERRYKQETAGTGVGPKAVSQSLVTFGDVAVEFSPEEWQWLSPAQRALHGSVMLETYRSLASLGLCTSKPDMISSLEQKREPWTVTRKLTRGRCPDLKAAPESKALPAQALCEEKSGQAVTERLPCPTLGGFDALFERQQANNLHMRPRNYFQNRIHLLQILTWSVLFSEKTGILSVCLKGSW; from the exons ATGCGGGGGACGGCGAGTGCGGGCGGGAGCGCAGGGGCCTGCGGGCAGGGGTCCCCGCCGCGGCGAGGCGGCCCCCGCACAAAGCCCGGGGCGAGCCGGGACCGGACAGCGGGGACCCCGGTCCCTTTCGGCCGCCCTGCCCGGGGAAGGCCGCGCGCCAGGAACGGCCTCCCATCCAAGGGCCTGCGAGCATCTGTGACCGTGGGGCCTGCGAACAGAG ctctgccTTGCAGGGACGCCGCCCTTCGCCAGGAGCGGAGGTACAAGCAGGAGACAGCGGGGACGGGAGTGGGACCGAAAGCCGTGTCCCAG AGCTTGGTGACGTTCGGGGATGTGGCCGTGGAGTTCTCCCCGGAGGAGTGGCAGTGGCTGAGCCCCGCACAGCGGGCTCTGCACGGGAGCGTGATGCTGGAGACCTACAGGAGCCTGGCCTCGCTGG GACTCTGCACTTCTAAGCCTGACATGATCTCCTCTTTGGAACAGAAGAGGGAGCCCTGGACAGTGACGAGGAAGCTGACAAGAGGCCGGTGCCCAG ACTTGAAGGCTGCACCGGAGAGCAAGGCGTTGCCTGCACAGGCCTTGTGTGAGGAGAAGTCAGGCCAGGCAGTGACGGAGAGGCTCCCGTGCCCCACGTTAGGGGGATTCGATGCTCTGTTTGAGAGGCAGCAG GCCAACAATCTACATATGAGACCCAGGAATTATTTCCAAAACAGGATTCATTTGCTTCAAATATTAACTTGGAGTGTTCTGTTTTCAGAGAAGACTGGGAttctgagtgtgtgtttgaaaggAAGCTGGTAA
- the ZFP28 gene encoding zinc finger protein 28 homolog isoform X4, with protein MRGTASAGGSAGACGQGSPPRRGGPRTKPGASRDRTAGTPVPFGRPARGRPRARNGLPSKGLRASVTVGPANRALPCRDAALRQERRYKQETAGTGVGPKAVSQSLVTFGDVAVEFSPEEWQWLSPAQRALHGSVMLETYRSLASLGLCTSKPDMISSLEQKREPWTVTRKLTRGRCPDLKAAPESKALPAQALCEEKSGQAVTERLPCPTLGGFDALFERQQA; from the exons ATGCGGGGGACGGCGAGTGCGGGCGGGAGCGCAGGGGCCTGCGGGCAGGGGTCCCCGCCGCGGCGAGGCGGCCCCCGCACAAAGCCCGGGGCGAGCCGGGACCGGACAGCGGGGACCCCGGTCCCTTTCGGCCGCCCTGCCCGGGGAAGGCCGCGCGCCAGGAACGGCCTCCCATCCAAGGGCCTGCGAGCATCTGTGACCGTGGGGCCTGCGAACAGAG ctctgccTTGCAGGGACGCCGCCCTTCGCCAGGAGCGGAGGTACAAGCAGGAGACAGCGGGGACGGGAGTGGGACCGAAAGCCGTGTCCCAG AGCTTGGTGACGTTCGGGGATGTGGCCGTGGAGTTCTCCCCGGAGGAGTGGCAGTGGCTGAGCCCCGCACAGCGGGCTCTGCACGGGAGCGTGATGCTGGAGACCTACAGGAGCCTGGCCTCGCTGG GACTCTGCACTTCTAAGCCTGACATGATCTCCTCTTTGGAACAGAAGAGGGAGCCCTGGACAGTGACGAGGAAGCTGACAAGAGGCCGGTGCCCAG ACTTGAAGGCTGCACCGGAGAGCAAGGCGTTGCCTGCACAGGCCTTGTGTGAGGAGAAGTCAGGCCAGGCAGTGACGGAGAGGCTCCCGTGCCCCACGTTAGGGGGATTCGATGCTCTGTTTGAGAGGCAGCAG GCCTGA
- the ZFP28 gene encoding zinc finger protein 28 homolog isoform X3 yields the protein MRGTASAGGSAGACGQGSPPRRGGPRTKPGASRDRTAGTPVPFGRPARGRPRARNGLPSKGLRASVTVGPANRALPCRDAALRQERRYKQETAGTGVGPKAVSQSLVTFGDVAVEFSPEEWQWLSPAQRALHGSVMLETYRSLASLGLCTSKPDMISSLEQKREPWTVTRKLTRGRCPDLKAAPESKALPAQALCEEKSGQAVTERLPCPTLGGFDALFERQQKHLACDDCVKTLSMISAPFSLKMLYAKNPADLLHTVY from the exons ATGCGGGGGACGGCGAGTGCGGGCGGGAGCGCAGGGGCCTGCGGGCAGGGGTCCCCGCCGCGGCGAGGCGGCCCCCGCACAAAGCCCGGGGCGAGCCGGGACCGGACAGCGGGGACCCCGGTCCCTTTCGGCCGCCCTGCCCGGGGAAGGCCGCGCGCCAGGAACGGCCTCCCATCCAAGGGCCTGCGAGCATCTGTGACCGTGGGGCCTGCGAACAGAG ctctgccTTGCAGGGACGCCGCCCTTCGCCAGGAGCGGAGGTACAAGCAGGAGACAGCGGGGACGGGAGTGGGACCGAAAGCCGTGTCCCAG AGCTTGGTGACGTTCGGGGATGTGGCCGTGGAGTTCTCCCCGGAGGAGTGGCAGTGGCTGAGCCCCGCACAGCGGGCTCTGCACGGGAGCGTGATGCTGGAGACCTACAGGAGCCTGGCCTCGCTGG GACTCTGCACTTCTAAGCCTGACATGATCTCCTCTTTGGAACAGAAGAGGGAGCCCTGGACAGTGACGAGGAAGCTGACAAGAGGCCGGTGCCCAG ACTTGAAGGCTGCACCGGAGAGCAAGGCGTTGCCTGCACAGGCCTTGTGTGAGGAGAAGTCAGGCCAGGCAGTGACGGAGAGGCTCCCGTGCCCCACGTTAGGGGGATTCGATGCTCTGTTTGAGAGGCAGCAG AAACATTTGGCATGTGATGACTGTGTGAAAACTTTGAGCATGATCTCAGCCCCGTTTTCATTAAAGATGTTGTATGCGAAGAACCCTGCAGACTTGTTGCACACTGTGTATTGA